The genome window AAAACTTGCTGATGATTCAGCACAGGGCGAAACCCTCAGCCCTGAGACCAAGCGCCCCGACGTCAGCCCCACGAAAAAAGGCGTTTATCTGTCGGAATGGTTTAACCAGGACCTGACTCTGATCGGCAGCAAAGACATCAGCTTCGGCCCCAAGCCGCAGGATGACGTTTATCTGGAATACGAATACTTCGGCCGCAAAGGCCCGTTCGAATTGTACGGCTATATCGACGTGCCGAAGATTCTCGGTATCGGTAACAGTAATGACAAAGGCGCGTGGGACCATGGCTCGCCGGTATTCATGGAGCACGAGCCGCGCATCTCCATCGACTACTTGGCCGGCCGCAGCCTGGCCATCGGTCCGTTCAAGGAATGGTATGTAGCGTTTGACTGGATCTACGACCATGGCAGCAATAAATCCAACCGCGCCAACACCCTGTACAGCGGCCTCGGCACCGACATCGACACGCACTCGCGGGTCAACCTGTCGGCCAACTTCTATGGGCGCTATCAGTGGGAAAACTATGGCGCGAGCAATGAATATTCGTGGGACGGCTACCGTGCACAAATGAAGTACATCGTGCCTATCAGCAGTTTCGATAACGGTGCGTCGCTGACCTATATCGGCTTCACCAACTACGATTTCGGCTCGGACCTGCACAAGGACAACCCGGCGCGCACCGCCAACTCGTTGGTGGCGACTAACGTGCTGCTGTATTCGTTTACCCACCTGCGCTTTACCCTGGTCGGCCGTTACTTTCACAACGGCGGCAACTGGGAGGACGGCAGCGAGCTGAACTTCGGCGAAGGCAACTTCCGCGCCCGCTCCGATGGCTGGGGCTACTACGCCGGTGTCGGCTACCAATTCTGATAAAGGAGCATTAGATGAAAGCGTTTACCCGTCTCTCGCTGGCCGTTGGCCTGGCCCTGCTGCCTCACGTGGTGCTGGCGGATGCCCCCGCGCCGATCAAACCCAAAGTGATGCTGATCACCATGTTCGCCCCCGAGGCGCAAACCTGGATCGACCGCCTGGCGCTCAAGCAGGAAGTCCGCGTGCCGGGCCTGTCGGCTGAATACCCGGTGATTCGCTGCAACACCCAGGATGTATGCCTGCTGGTGACCGGCATGGGCCAGACCAACGCCGCCGCGTCGACCCTGGCCTTGGCCTTGTCGCCCAAGTTCGACCTGCGCCAGAGCTATTTCCTGATCGCCGGGATTGCCGGTATCAGTCC of Pseudomonas fluorescens contains these proteins:
- a CDS encoding nucleoside-specific channel-forming protein Tsx; translation: MHPTSRRPASFGVSLLLAAVTGVLSAPILAQEKLADDSAQGETLSPETKRPDVSPTKKGVYLSEWFNQDLTLIGSKDISFGPKPQDDVYLEYEYFGRKGPFELYGYIDVPKILGIGNSNDKGAWDHGSPVFMEHEPRISIDYLAGRSLAIGPFKEWYVAFDWIYDHGSNKSNRANTLYSGLGTDIDTHSRVNLSANFYGRYQWENYGASNEYSWDGYRAQMKYIVPISSFDNGASLTYIGFTNYDFGSDLHKDNPARTANSLVATNVLLYSFTHLRFTLVGRYFHNGGNWEDGSELNFGEGNFRARSDGWGYYAGVGYQF